Proteins from a single region of Corylus avellana chromosome ca11, CavTom2PMs-1.0:
- the LOC132166156 gene encoding jasmonate-induced oxygenase 2-like gives MKWDILDDYTIKLGKVTEVVLKGMARSLNLEDDCFLEQYGKRAKMTAKFNYYPKCPRPDLVLGIKPHADGSGITILLQDKEVEGLQFQKDNQWFKVPIIPEALLINVGDQAEIMSNGIFKSPVHRVVTNSERERISLAVFCIPEPENEIEPVDGLVNESSPRLYRKMKNYAAIYFQYYQQGKRPIDAAKI, from the exons ATGAAATG GGATATTCTAGATGATTATACCATCAAGTTGGGAAAAGTAACTGAAGTAGTCCTTAAGGGCATGGCAAGGTCACTGAACTTAGAGGATGACTGCTTTTTGGAGCAATATGGAAAACGAGCAAAAATGACTGCAAAATTCAACTACTATCCAAAATGTCCAAGGCCAGATCTTGTTCTTGGGATCAAACCACATGCAGATGGATCAGGAATCACTATTCTCTTGCAAGACAAAGAAGTGGAAGGCCTTCAGTTCCAGAAAGACAATCAGTGGTTTAAAGTTCCAATCATTCCTGAGGCCCTTCTCATTAATGTTGGTGATCAAGCAGAG ATAATGAGTAACGGAATATTCAAGAGCCCAGTACACAGAGTGGTGACAAACTCAGAAAGGGAGAGGATTTCTTTGGCTGTGTTCTGCATTCCAGAACCAGAAAATGAGATTGAACCGGTTGATGGGCTAGTGAATGAGTCAAGCCCAAGATTATACAGGAAGATGAAAAATTATGCTGCTATCTATTTCCAGTACTACCAGCAAGGGAAGAGACCAATTGATGCAGCTAAGATTTAG
- the LOC132165125 gene encoding S-norcoclaurine synthase 1-like, with translation MAADLSATAASDLPKSVQEMSINGSEPPQEYIVKDATFGSVVSSPPLGSIPIINISLFLPSSSHDAEHVENELQKLRSALSSSGCFQAIGHGISSSFLDKVRGVAKQFFSLPVEEKQKYSRAVNESEGYGNDVIVSEKQVLDWSYRLTQRVFPEDRRRLNLWAENPTDFGPHQVLGVKPHTDRSGVTVLLQDGEVEGLQVLIEDKWVRVPIVPHALLVNLGEQMQIMSNGIFKSTPMHRVVTNTEKMRMSVAMFNEPQPNREIGPVGCLIDEKRPRLCRNVTNYSAINYECFQKGKIALETVRI, from the exons ATGGCTGCTGATCTTTCTGCTACGGCGGCTTCTGATCTGCCGAAAAGCGTGCAAGAAATGTCCATCAATGGCAGCGAACCTCCACAAGAGTACATCGTTAAAGATGCCACGTTTGGTTCTGTAGTGTCTTCTCCACCGTTGGGTTCGATTCCCATTATCAATATCAGCTTATTCCTCCCATCTTCATCACATGATGCTGAGCATGTGGAGAACGAGCTCCAGAAACTCAGATCAGCTCTAAGCTCATCAGGATGCTTCCAG GCAATAGGCCATGGAATTTCGAGTTCATTTCTTGACAAGGTCCGTGGAGTTGCAAAACAATTTTTCTCACTTCCAGTGGAAGAGAAGCAAAAGTACTCCCGAGCAGTAAATGAGTCTGAAGGGTATGGGAATGATGTAATTGTCTCAGAAAAGCAAGTTCTTGACTGGTCCTATCGCCTAACCCAAAGGGTTTTTCCAGAAGATCGAAGAAGGCTCAATCTTTGGGCGGAAAATCCAACTGATTTTGG GCCTCATCAGGTTCTTGGGGTCAAACCTCATACAGATAGGTCAGGAGTTACAGTTCTCTTGCAAGATGGAGAGGTTGAAGGCCTTCAGGTTTTGATTGAAGACAAATGGGTTAGAGTTCCCATTGTTCCTCATGCTCTTCTGGTAAATCTTGGTGAACAAATGCAG ATAATGAGCAACGGGATATTCAAGAGTACTCCCATGCACAGGGTTGTGACAAACACCGAAAAGATGAGAATGTCGGTGGCTATGTTCAATGAGCCGCAGCCGAACAGAGAGATTGGACCGGTGGGGTGCTTGATTGATGAGAAGAGGCCCAGATTATGTAGAAATGTTACGAATTATAGCGCTATCAACTATGAATGCTTTCAGAAAGGCAAGATTGCACTTGAAACTGTCCGAATTTAA